A genomic segment from Comamonas terrigena NBRC 13299 encodes:
- the epsC gene encoding serine O-acetyltransferase EpsC, with protein sequence MSSFDIAPIVTQLRQVRDHWREQQNRTESGHREFPSRDAIAQAVEGLKGVLYPQRLGPSDLRHASEDFYVGHTLNTALQLLQTQAQIELHYRHRSAGVSVPDPSGQAAQAQRAVQAFAQQLPLLRQLLDIDVLAAFHGDPAARSVDEVVLSYPGVLALIHHRIAHAFYRLELPLLGRIMAELAHGQTGIDIHPGAQIGPGFFIDHGTGVVIGETAVIGQNVRIYQAVTLGAKRFPKDAQGHLQKGWARHPIVEDDVVIYAGATILGRVTIGKGAVIGGNVWITDDVPAGTHVSQASLRQAEQPAEQPVEQSEAAAVAPATPPVLSAPAPERTARVAA encoded by the coding sequence ATGAGCTCTTTCGACATTGCCCCCATCGTCACGCAGCTGCGCCAGGTCCGCGACCATTGGCGAGAACAGCAGAACCGCACGGAATCCGGACACCGCGAATTCCCGTCGCGGGACGCCATTGCCCAGGCCGTGGAAGGCCTCAAAGGCGTGCTCTACCCGCAGCGCCTGGGGCCGTCCGACCTGCGCCACGCCAGCGAAGATTTCTATGTGGGCCACACCCTGAACACGGCGCTGCAGCTGCTGCAGACCCAGGCCCAGATCGAGCTGCACTACCGCCACCGCAGCGCGGGAGTGAGCGTGCCGGATCCCTCCGGCCAGGCGGCCCAGGCCCAGCGCGCAGTCCAGGCCTTTGCCCAGCAGTTGCCCCTGTTGCGCCAGTTGCTGGACATCGATGTGCTGGCGGCCTTCCATGGCGACCCCGCTGCGCGCAGCGTGGACGAGGTGGTGCTGAGCTACCCCGGCGTGCTGGCGCTGATCCACCACCGCATCGCCCACGCCTTCTACCGGCTGGAGCTGCCGCTGCTGGGCCGCATCATGGCCGAGCTGGCCCATGGGCAGACGGGCATCGACATCCACCCCGGCGCACAGATCGGCCCCGGCTTCTTCATCGACCACGGCACCGGTGTCGTGATTGGCGAAACCGCCGTCATCGGCCAGAACGTGCGCATCTACCAGGCCGTGACACTGGGCGCCAAGCGCTTTCCCAAGGATGCCCAGGGCCATCTGCAAAAAGGCTGGGCACGCCACCCCATCGTGGAGGATGACGTGGTGATCTACGCTGGCGCCACCATCCTGGGGCGGGTGACCATTGGCAAAGGCGCGGTCATCGGCGGCAACGTCTGGATCACCGACGACGTGCCCGCCGGCACCCATGTCAGCCAGGCCAGCCTGCGCCAGGCCGAGCAACCGGCGGAGCAGCCGGTGGAGCAGTCCGAAGCTGCGGCGGTGGCGCCCGCCACACCCCCGGTGCTGTCCGCTCCGGCCCCGGAACGCACCGCCCGCGTGGCCGCCTGA
- a CDS encoding helix-turn-helix domain-containing protein — MPAQHLVQDFGLAVRQLREGHGWSQEHLAAQSDLNRSYVGEIERGQVAPSLITLHKLAQALHLGTADLLAHAERIRLQRESQRQHLATRLAAIAG; from the coding sequence ATGCCCGCGCAACACTTGGTCCAGGACTTCGGACTGGCCGTGCGCCAGCTGCGCGAAGGGCATGGCTGGTCGCAGGAGCACCTGGCCGCACAGTCCGATCTGAACCGCTCCTATGTGGGCGAGATCGAGCGCGGCCAGGTGGCGCCCTCGCTGATCACGTTGCACAAACTGGCCCAGGCCCTGCACCTGGGCACAGCCGACCTGCTGGCGCATGCCGAACGCATACGCCTGCAGCGTGAAAGCCAGCGCCAGCACCTGGCGACGCGCTTGGCGGCGATAGCCGGTTGA
- a CDS encoding family 2A encapsulin nanocompartment shell protein: MTATVGGTTALGDNAARQLANATKTAPQLATITPRWLTHLLQWVPVEAGIYRVNQVQNPEDIKVTCTAKQHENQLPRTYVDYDAKPREYFLNAVSTVLDVHTRISDLYSSPHDQIKEQLRLTIETIKENQESELINNPDYGLLSQVSDEQRIFPLTGAPTPDDLDELLTKVWKEPAFFLAHPLTIAAFGREATRRGTPPPTVSLFGSQFITWRGVPLIPSDKVPVADGKSKILLLRVGDRRQGVVGLFQPGLPGEQSPGLSVRFMGINNHAIASYLISLYCSLAVLTPDAVAVLDDVEINKYHDYSVLDTYK; this comes from the coding sequence ATGACAGCAACCGTCGGCGGTACCACCGCCCTGGGCGACAACGCAGCCCGCCAGCTTGCCAATGCCACCAAGACCGCACCGCAGCTGGCCACGATCACGCCGCGCTGGCTGACCCATCTGCTGCAATGGGTGCCGGTGGAGGCCGGCATCTACCGCGTGAACCAGGTCCAGAACCCGGAGGACATCAAGGTCACCTGCACCGCCAAGCAGCACGAGAACCAGCTGCCGCGCACCTATGTGGACTACGACGCCAAGCCGCGCGAGTACTTCCTGAACGCAGTCTCCACCGTGCTGGATGTGCACACCCGCATCTCCGACCTCTACAGCAGCCCGCACGACCAGATCAAGGAACAGCTGCGCCTGACGATCGAGACCATCAAGGAAAACCAGGAAAGCGAGCTGATCAACAACCCCGACTACGGCCTGCTGTCCCAGGTGAGCGACGAGCAGCGCATCTTCCCGCTGACCGGCGCCCCCACCCCCGATGACCTGGACGAGCTGCTGACCAAGGTCTGGAAGGAGCCCGCCTTCTTCCTGGCCCACCCGCTGACCATTGCCGCCTTCGGCCGTGAAGCCACGCGCCGTGGCACGCCTCCGCCCACTGTCAGCCTGTTCGGCAGCCAGTTCATTACCTGGCGCGGCGTGCCGCTGATCCCTTCGGACAAGGTGCCGGTGGCCGATGGCAAGAGCAAGATCCTGCTGCTGCGCGTGGGCGACCGTCGCCAGGGCGTGGTAGGCCTGTTCCAGCCCGGTCTGCCCGGCGAACAGAGCCCGGGCCTGTCGGTGCGCTTCATGGGCATCAACAACCACGCCATCGCCAGCTACCTGATCTCGCTGTACTGCTCGCTGGCCGTGCTCACCCCCGACGCCGTGGCCGTGCTGGACGACGTGGAAATCAACAAGTACCACGACTACTCGGTGCTGGACACCTACAAGTAA
- a CDS encoding family 2A encapsulin nanocompartment cargo protein cysteine desulfurase — translation MSTTTAQAPTPAAAQAAPLAPPIPSTPAAPLDTGALAQLATALFRSLPGSAAPQGAQPPTTWAPGGSPLASPAGLAPNVPGTPFPQGQIPGANVLPSNPGTVLALGHRAATARPHAAAGNGVPDQAFTALPAYEPRLASATDGVPQAAAAAASTQRPAPVDAAGVAPPHAPHPGLDALSQQAVTALGSQGTAPGTPFVPAIPSGLLAAPAAPAAALPGSTDAAAPQFYFVDAVALPSGFVTPAKPHPHGQAASTPLAQADRHPGFDVQAVRRDFPILAERINGKPLVWLDNAATTHKPRQVIERIAHFYAHENSNIHRAAHTLAARATDAYEHAREVVRRFIHAPDVNEVIFVRGTTEAINLVAKAWGGQNVGAGDEIIVSHLEHHANIVPWQQLAQARGARLRVIPVDDQGQIRLDEYDKLLNDRTKIVAIGHVSNVLGTMVPVKEVVARARARGITTLVDGAQSIAHTPVNVQDIGADFFVFSGHKIFAPTGIGALWGRRAVLEAMPPWQGGGNMIADVSFEKTVFQPLPNTFEAGTGNIADAVGLGAALEYVERIGIENISRYEHALVDYGMQQLATIAGLRLIGTVPGKASVLSFTLEGYTTDEVGKALNAEGIAVRTGHHCAQPILRRFGVETAVRPSLAFYNTFEEIDQLVAIVRRLASQRR, via the coding sequence TTGAGCACCACCACCGCGCAAGCGCCCACCCCGGCCGCCGCACAAGCCGCCCCGCTGGCGCCCCCGATTCCTTCCACCCCGGCTGCGCCCCTGGACACCGGCGCGCTGGCCCAGCTGGCGACGGCCTTGTTCCGCAGCCTGCCCGGCAGCGCCGCCCCCCAGGGCGCCCAGCCCCCCACCACCTGGGCCCCAGGCGGCTCCCCCCTGGCCAGCCCGGCGGGCCTGGCGCCCAATGTGCCCGGAACGCCCTTCCCGCAAGGACAGATCCCGGGGGCCAATGTGCTGCCCAGCAACCCCGGCACCGTGCTGGCCCTGGGCCACCGCGCCGCAACGGCCCGCCCGCATGCGGCCGCCGGCAACGGCGTGCCCGACCAGGCATTCACCGCCCTGCCCGCCTACGAACCCCGCCTGGCCAGCGCCACCGATGGCGTGCCCCAGGCCGCGGCCGCAGCGGCCTCCACGCAGCGGCCCGCCCCCGTGGACGCTGCGGGCGTTGCGCCGCCGCACGCCCCCCATCCCGGACTGGATGCACTGAGCCAGCAGGCGGTGACCGCACTGGGCAGCCAGGGCACGGCACCGGGTACCCCATTCGTTCCCGCCATCCCCTCCGGCCTGCTGGCAGCGCCCGCTGCGCCTGCGGCCGCGCTGCCCGGCAGCACCGATGCCGCCGCCCCGCAGTTCTACTTTGTGGATGCGGTCGCCCTGCCCAGCGGTTTTGTCACCCCGGCCAAGCCCCATCCCCACGGGCAGGCCGCCAGCACGCCGCTGGCACAGGCCGACCGCCATCCCGGCTTCGATGTGCAGGCCGTGCGCCGCGACTTTCCCATCCTGGCCGAGCGCATCAACGGCAAGCCGCTGGTCTGGCTGGACAACGCCGCCACCACCCACAAGCCGCGCCAGGTGATCGAGCGCATTGCGCACTTCTACGCGCACGAGAACTCCAACATCCACCGCGCCGCCCACACGCTGGCGGCCCGCGCCACGGACGCCTACGAACACGCCCGTGAAGTGGTGCGCCGCTTCATCCACGCGCCCGATGTGAACGAAGTCATCTTCGTGCGCGGCACCACCGAAGCCATCAACCTGGTGGCCAAGGCCTGGGGCGGGCAGAACGTGGGAGCGGGTGATGAAATCATCGTCAGCCACCTGGAGCACCACGCCAACATCGTGCCCTGGCAGCAACTGGCACAGGCCAGGGGTGCCAGGCTGCGCGTGATTCCGGTCGATGACCAGGGGCAGATCCGCCTCGACGAATACGACAAGCTGCTGAACGACCGCACCAAGATCGTCGCCATTGGCCATGTGTCCAATGTGCTGGGCACCATGGTGCCGGTCAAGGAAGTGGTGGCCCGCGCCCGGGCGCGCGGCATCACCACGCTGGTGGATGGTGCCCAGTCCATCGCCCACACGCCGGTCAATGTGCAGGACATCGGGGCGGACTTCTTTGTCTTTTCGGGCCACAAGATCTTTGCCCCCACCGGCATCGGTGCCCTCTGGGGGCGCCGCGCCGTGCTGGAAGCCATGCCGCCCTGGCAGGGCGGCGGCAACATGATTGCCGACGTGAGCTTCGAGAAGACGGTGTTCCAGCCGCTGCCCAATACCTTCGAGGCGGGCACCGGCAACATTGCCGACGCCGTGGGCCTGGGAGCAGCGCTGGAATATGTGGAGCGCATCGGCATCGAGAACATCAGCCGCTACGAGCACGCGCTGGTGGACTACGGCATGCAGCAACTGGCCACGATTGCCGGCCTGCGCCTGATCGGCACCGTGCCCGGCAAGGCCAGCGTGCTGTCGTTCACGCTGGAAGGCTATACGACCGACGAGGTGGGCAAGGCGCTGAATGCCGAAGGCATCGCCGTGCGCACGGGCCACCACTGCGCCCAACCGATTCTGCGCCGCTTCGGCGTGGAAACGGCGGTGCGCCCGTCGCTGGCCTTCTACAACACCTTCGAGGAAATCGACCAGCTGGTCGCCATCGTGCGGCGCCTGGCCAGCCAGCGCCGCTGA
- the purT gene encoding formate-dependent phosphoribosylglycinamide formyltransferase — protein sequence MTTLGTPLTPHATKVMLLGSGELGKEVLIALQRLGVETIAVDRYDNAPGQQVAHHARTITMSDPAQLKALIEAEKPDLVVPEIEAIATPMLEELEAAGVVTVIPTARATRLTMDREGIRRLAAETLGLPTSPYRFCDSQDELQAAIDGSDGQPAIGYPCVVKPVMSSSGKGQSKIDGPADVQKAWDYAMAGGRVAKGRVIVEGFIDFDYEITQLTVRAKGADGQVQTHFCDPVGHIQQAGDYVESWQPHPMSAMAQAKSQQIAKAVTDNLGGLGLFGVELFVKGEQVWFSEVSPRPHDTGLVTLATQWQSEFELHARAILGLPVDTSLRNPGASAVIYGGQDAQGLVFDGVDEALAIPGTDLRLFGKPESFVKRRMGVALARAADVEQARVTAKLAASKVKPRKP from the coding sequence ATGACCACCCTCGGAACCCCTCTCACCCCCCACGCCACCAAAGTCATGCTGCTGGGCAGCGGCGAGCTGGGCAAGGAAGTGCTGATTGCCTTGCAGCGCCTGGGCGTGGAGACCATAGCGGTCGACCGCTACGACAACGCCCCCGGCCAGCAGGTGGCCCACCATGCGCGCACCATCACCATGAGCGATCCGGCGCAGCTCAAGGCCTTGATCGAGGCCGAAAAGCCCGATCTGGTGGTGCCCGAGATCGAAGCCATTGCCACCCCCATGCTGGAAGAGCTGGAAGCCGCCGGCGTGGTCACTGTCATTCCCACGGCGCGCGCCACGCGCCTGACCATGGACCGCGAAGGCATACGCCGCCTGGCGGCCGAAACCCTGGGCCTGCCCACCAGTCCCTACCGCTTCTGCGATTCCCAGGACGAGCTGCAGGCCGCCATCGACGGCAGCGACGGTCAGCCCGCGATCGGCTACCCCTGCGTGGTCAAGCCGGTGATGAGCAGCTCCGGCAAGGGCCAGAGCAAGATCGACGGCCCCGCCGATGTGCAGAAAGCCTGGGACTACGCGATGGCCGGCGGCCGCGTGGCCAAGGGCCGCGTGATCGTTGAAGGCTTCATCGACTTCGACTACGAAATCACCCAGCTGACGGTGCGCGCTAAGGGTGCGGATGGCCAGGTCCAGACCCATTTCTGCGACCCAGTCGGCCATATCCAGCAAGCGGGCGACTATGTGGAAAGCTGGCAGCCCCATCCCATGTCCGCCATGGCCCAGGCGAAGTCGCAGCAGATTGCCAAGGCAGTGACCGACAACCTGGGCGGCCTGGGCCTGTTCGGCGTGGAACTGTTCGTCAAGGGCGAGCAGGTGTGGTTCAGCGAAGTCTCGCCGCGCCCGCACGATACGGGGCTGGTCACGCTGGCCACCCAGTGGCAGAGCGAGTTCGAGCTGCATGCCCGTGCCATCCTGGGCTTGCCGGTGGACACCAGCCTGCGCAACCCCGGTGCCAGCGCCGTGATCTACGGCGGCCAGGATGCCCAGGGCCTGGTGTTCGACGGCGTGGACGAAGCGCTGGCGATTCCCGGCACCGATCTGCGCCTGTTTGGCAAGCCTGAAAGCTTTGTGAAGCGCCGCATGGGCGTGGCCCTGGCGCGGGCTGCCGATGTGGAGCAGGCCCGTGTGACAGCCAAGCTGGCTGCCAGCAAGGTCAAGCCGCGCAAGCCCTGA
- a CDS encoding DHCW motif cupin fold protein, whose product MQMNDIPFGTTDWSQVEPTAHPGEQGTAWWRTRQFGALRVRMVEYTPGYLADHWCSKGHILLCLEGELHTELDDGRHVVLRPGMSYQVADQAEAHRSSAPTGAKLFIVD is encoded by the coding sequence ATGCAGATGAACGACATCCCCTTTGGCACCACCGACTGGTCGCAGGTGGAACCCACGGCCCATCCGGGCGAACAGGGCACGGCCTGGTGGCGCACCCGCCAGTTTGGGGCGCTGCGGGTGCGCATGGTGGAGTACACGCCGGGCTACCTGGCCGACCACTGGTGCAGCAAGGGCCATATCCTGCTGTGCCTGGAGGGGGAGTTGCACACCGAACTGGACGATGGCCGCCACGTGGTGCTGCGCCCGGGCATGAGCTACCAGGTGGCCGACCAGGCGGAAGCGCACCGTTCTTCGGCGCCCACTGGCGCCAAGCTGTTCATCGTGGACTGA
- a CDS encoding TenA family protein has protein sequence MSTISSGFAEQLRQSSISDWNACVQHRFVDEIFAGTLDDAVLRRYLVQDYQFINRFVALLGAAIASADRFAPRVTLSQFAAMITSDENTYFLRSFDALGVPEPERLAPSLTPQTQAFQQLMHEAAQSLNYANCIAVLAVAEGLYLDWADQPAKQQLPLPVRFEHAEWITLHANDFFRGFVAWLRSELDRVGPALSDAARAEAAGYFQRAVQLERQFFDHVYA, from the coding sequence ATGAGCACCATTTCTTCCGGCTTTGCCGAACAACTGCGCCAGTCCAGCATCAGCGACTGGAACGCCTGCGTACAGCACCGTTTTGTCGACGAAATCTTTGCTGGCACGCTGGACGATGCCGTGCTGCGCCGCTACCTGGTGCAGGACTACCAGTTCATCAACCGCTTTGTGGCCTTGCTGGGCGCTGCCATTGCCAGTGCCGACCGGTTTGCGCCGCGTGTCACGCTGTCGCAGTTTGCGGCCATGATCACCAGCGACGAGAACACCTATTTCCTGCGCAGCTTCGACGCGTTGGGTGTGCCCGAGCCCGAGCGTCTGGCGCCGTCGCTCACGCCCCAGACCCAGGCCTTCCAGCAACTGATGCACGAAGCCGCGCAGAGCCTGAACTACGCCAACTGCATCGCCGTGCTGGCCGTGGCCGAAGGCCTGTACCTGGACTGGGCAGACCAGCCCGCCAAGCAGCAGCTGCCGCTGCCCGTGCGCTTCGAGCATGCGGAGTGGATCACCTTGCACGCCAATGACTTCTTCCGCGGCTTCGTGGCCTGGCTGCGCAGCGAGCTGGACCGGGTCGGTCCGGCGCTGAGCGACGCGGCCCGTGCCGAGGCCGCTGGCTATTTCCAGCGTGCCGTGCAGCTGGAGCGGCAATTCTTCGACCATGTCTATGCCTAG
- a CDS encoding 6-phosphofructokinase encodes MRVGVLTGGGDCPGLNAVIRAVTKSLINHGQCEVLGIADGFEGLMGEVPRVKPLSWDEVSGILHIGGTILGTSNSANPLRDEATLAQVGRNVQTLGLDVVVAIGGDGTMSLAHGLSRVGLQCVGVPKTIDNDIARCERSFGFDTAVATVTESLRRIESTANSHHRVMIVETMGRHAGWLALESGIAGAADVILLPEIDYDLQSIIHVCQEREQRQRYTIICIGEGAKESGHSLTVREHIAHSPDPVRLGGVGHVLRERLQPHLQSEVRTTVLGHVQRGGDPTPFDRVLATQFGHHAAQLVLQGQFGRMVTLEHGAIGSVAISEVANTQRKVPLDHGLLRMARDIGICLGEYC; translated from the coding sequence ATGCGCGTTGGTGTGTTGACCGGTGGGGGCGATTGCCCGGGCCTGAATGCAGTGATCCGCGCGGTCACCAAGTCCCTGATCAACCATGGCCAGTGCGAGGTGCTGGGCATTGCCGACGGCTTTGAAGGTCTGATGGGCGAGGTGCCGCGCGTCAAGCCCCTGAGCTGGGATGAGGTCTCGGGCATTCTGCACATCGGCGGTACCATTCTGGGCACCAGCAACAGCGCCAACCCGCTGCGCGACGAAGCCACGCTGGCGCAGGTGGGGCGCAACGTCCAGACGCTGGGCCTGGACGTGGTGGTGGCCATCGGCGGCGACGGAACCATGAGCCTGGCCCACGGTCTGTCGCGCGTGGGCCTGCAGTGCGTGGGAGTGCCCAAGACCATCGACAACGACATTGCCCGCTGCGAGCGCAGCTTCGGCTTTGACACGGCCGTGGCCACGGTGACCGAAAGCCTGCGCCGCATCGAAAGCACTGCCAACAGCCACCACCGCGTGATGATTGTGGAGACCATGGGGCGCCATGCCGGCTGGCTGGCGCTGGAGTCCGGCATTGCCGGCGCGGCCGACGTCATCCTGCTGCCCGAGATCGACTACGACCTGCAGAGCATCATCCATGTCTGCCAGGAGCGCGAGCAACGCCAGCGCTACACCATCATCTGCATCGGCGAAGGCGCCAAGGAAAGCGGCCACAGCCTGACGGTGCGCGAACACATTGCCCACAGTCCCGATCCGGTGCGCCTGGGCGGCGTGGGCCATGTGCTGCGCGAACGCCTGCAGCCGCATCTCCAGAGCGAGGTGCGCACCACGGTGCTGGGCCATGTGCAGCGCGGTGGCGATCCCACCCCGTTCGACCGGGTGCTGGCCACCCAGTTCGGCCACCACGCCGCCCAACTGGTGCTGCAGGGCCAGTTCGGCCGCATGGTCACGCTGGAGCATGGAGCTATCGGCAGCGTGGCGATTTCCGAGGTCGCCAATACCCAGCGCAAGGTGCCACTGGACCATGGCCTGCTGCGCATGGCCCGGGATATCGGCATCTGCCTGGGCGAGTACTGCTGA
- a CDS encoding c-type cytochrome — MKKILSILIALIVLGIVAALALAYAPFKPTPANETLAADWKAEPGRGEYVMRAGDCMACHTANGGESMAGGRGIESPLGTIWSSNITPDKETGIGNWTLDQFRAAMVDGVGGHGQQLYPAMPYENYRFMTESDLRALYDYIQTEVKPVKNEVQATSLTFPFNMRFGLRAWNWLALSGEAKFKPMAGDEQQIRGQYLVEGAGHCAACHSPRTTFMAQDGTRLSDASFLTGGMVDEWTAPALRGKDARVQKWTAEEIAAYLATGRNAHAVANGEMALVVEHSMQYMTDADLNAMAVFLKSMDGQPVEAVPAKVAAAGPRSMPALPADEAGKATATLLTSASPDMPVGARLYLDNCAACHFVSGKGAPEIFPELQGNAMVLGKDANPFVSVILNGTSVPSTSRRPMHLAMQGYADRLTDEEVAQLASFIRNGWGNKASNVSASDVSKVRKHTQAAAAPERAQ; from the coding sequence ATGAAAAAAATCCTCAGCATCCTGATTGCACTGATCGTCCTGGGTATCGTCGCTGCGCTGGCCCTGGCCTACGCGCCGTTCAAGCCCACCCCGGCCAACGAAACCCTGGCCGCCGACTGGAAGGCCGAGCCCGGCCGTGGTGAATATGTCATGCGTGCAGGCGACTGCATGGCCTGCCACACCGCCAATGGCGGCGAGTCCATGGCCGGTGGCCGTGGCATCGAAAGCCCGCTGGGCACCATCTGGTCGTCCAACATCACGCCCGACAAGGAAACCGGTATCGGTAACTGGACACTGGACCAGTTCCGCGCCGCCATGGTCGATGGCGTGGGTGGCCACGGTCAGCAGCTGTACCCGGCCATGCCGTACGAGAACTACCGTTTCATGACGGAAAGCGATCTGCGCGCCCTGTACGACTACATCCAGACCGAAGTGAAGCCCGTGAAGAACGAAGTGCAGGCCACCAGCCTGACCTTTCCGTTCAACATGCGCTTTGGCCTGCGTGCCTGGAACTGGCTGGCCCTGTCGGGTGAAGCCAAGTTCAAGCCCATGGCCGGTGACGAGCAGCAGATCCGCGGCCAGTACCTGGTCGAAGGTGCAGGCCACTGCGCCGCCTGCCACAGCCCGCGCACGACCTTCATGGCCCAGGACGGTACCCGCCTGAGCGATGCCAGCTTCCTGACCGGCGGCATGGTGGACGAGTGGACGGCACCTGCACTGCGCGGCAAGGATGCTCGCGTGCAGAAGTGGACGGCCGAAGAGATCGCCGCCTACCTGGCAACGGGCCGCAATGCACACGCGGTGGCCAATGGCGAGATGGCGCTGGTGGTCGAGCACTCGATGCAGTACATGACCGATGCCGACCTGAACGCCATGGCGGTGTTCCTGAAGAGCATGGACGGCCAGCCGGTGGAAGCCGTGCCTGCCAAGGTGGCCGCTGCCGGTCCCCGCAGCATGCCCGCACTGCCTGCTGACGAAGCCGGCAAGGCCACGGCCACGCTGCTGACGTCTGCATCGCCGGACATGCCGGTGGGCGCCCGTCTGTATCTCGACAACTGCGCAGCCTGCCACTTTGTGAGCGGCAAGGGTGCGCCCGAGATCTTCCCCGAGCTGCAAGGCAATGCCATGGTGCTGGGCAAGGACGCCAACCCGTTCGTGTCGGTGATCCTGAACGGTACGTCGGTGCCTTCGACCAGCCGCCGCCCCATGCACCTGGCCATGCAAGGCTATGCCGATCGCCTGACCGACGAAGAAGTGGCCCAGCTGGCCAGCTTCATCCGCAACGGCTGGGGCAACAAGGCTTCCAACGTCAGCGCGAGCGACGTCAGCAAGGTGCGCAAGCACACCCAGGCTGCGGCGGCTCCCGAACGCGCCCAGTAA
- a CDS encoding GMC family oxidoreductase has protein sequence MARIEKKKDVVIVGLGWTGSIAGMELAAEGLEIVALERGGDQNTVPEFKYPNQIDELTYGVRLKNMQHPRQQTVTVRRDDNEVALPYRSMGSFLPANGVGGAGTHWNGLLWRPQAEEIKLRTYVKERWGESIIPEGMNLMDYPVSYDELEPFFTQFDEVAGVSGKAGNIKGQIQAGGNPFEGWRSKDYPMPALPSTYDSSKFEACAKSMGLHPFPAPAGIASTSYVNPYGMQMAPCNFCGFCERFGCYQYSKSSPQTAVLDALKRKPNFEYRTHSEVLRVESSADGKTATGVTYFDAVKQEEVFQPADLVILSSYQLNNVHLLLVSGIGKPYDPKTNTGVTGKNYAYQMNGGVTLFFKDESFNPFIGHGSNGMCIDDYGINQNDFGKLGFIGGAYWRVGTMNGQPIRSMPLPKGTPGWGAGWKKGIGEWYGHSMSIGTHGSHMSYRNNHLDLDPTYKDPHGRPLMRMTFNWQENDIKMTQYQKVKAEEVGNALKPDLMQSGFKNIGAKFDVRPYQTTHNTGGHVMSEKPTEGVVNRYCQTWDKHNVFVFGAGNFVQNTQYNPTGMVGGLAYWTLHAIRTMYLKNPRPLV, from the coding sequence ATGGCACGCATTGAAAAGAAAAAAGACGTGGTCATCGTTGGCCTGGGCTGGACCGGCTCCATCGCCGGGATGGAACTGGCCGCCGAAGGGCTGGAGATCGTGGCGCTGGAGCGCGGCGGCGACCAGAACACGGTGCCCGAGTTCAAGTACCCCAACCAGATCGATGAACTCACCTACGGTGTGCGCCTGAAAAACATGCAGCACCCCCGTCAGCAGACGGTGACGGTGCGCCGCGACGACAACGAAGTCGCCTTGCCCTACCGCTCGATGGGCTCCTTCCTGCCCGCCAACGGCGTGGGCGGTGCCGGCACGCACTGGAACGGTCTGCTGTGGCGTCCGCAGGCGGAAGAAATCAAGCTGCGCACCTATGTGAAGGAGCGCTGGGGCGAGTCCATCATTCCGGAAGGCATGAACCTGATGGACTACCCCGTCAGCTATGACGAGCTGGAGCCTTTCTTCACCCAGTTTGACGAAGTGGCTGGTGTCTCCGGCAAGGCAGGCAACATCAAGGGCCAGATCCAGGCCGGCGGCAACCCGTTCGAAGGCTGGCGCTCCAAGGACTACCCCATGCCTGCGCTGCCATCGACCTACGATTCCAGCAAGTTCGAAGCCTGCGCCAAGAGCATGGGCCTGCACCCGTTCCCGGCACCGGCCGGCATCGCGTCCACGTCCTATGTGAACCCGTATGGCATGCAGATGGCGCCTTGCAATTTCTGCGGCTTCTGCGAGCGTTTCGGCTGCTACCAATACTCCAAGTCGTCGCCCCAGACGGCCGTGCTGGACGCCCTCAAGCGCAAGCCCAACTTCGAATACCGCACCCACTCTGAAGTGCTGCGCGTGGAAAGCTCGGCCGACGGCAAGACCGCCACCGGCGTGACATACTTCGACGCGGTCAAGCAGGAAGAAGTGTTCCAGCCTGCGGACCTGGTGATCCTGTCGTCCTACCAGCTGAACAACGTGCACCTGCTGCTGGTGTCCGGCATCGGCAAGCCCTACGACCCCAAGACCAATACCGGTGTGACGGGCAAGAACTACGCCTACCAGATGAATGGTGGCGTGACCCTGTTCTTCAAGGACGAAAGCTTCAACCCCTTCATCGGTCACGGCTCCAACGGCATGTGCATCGATGACTACGGCATCAACCAGAACGACTTCGGCAAGCTGGGTTTCATCGGCGGCGCCTACTGGCGTGTCGGCACCATGAATGGCCAGCCGATCCGCTCCATGCCGCTGCCCAAGGGCACGCCGGGTTGGGGTGCGGGCTGGAAGAAGGGCATTGGCGAGTGGTACGGCCACTCCATGTCGATCGGCACGCACGGTTCGCACATGTCCTACCGCAACAACCACCTGGACCTGGACCCGACCTACAAGGATCCGCATGGCCGTCCGTTGATGCGCATGACCTTCAACTGGCAGGAAAACGACATCAAGATGACCCAGTACCAGAAGGTCAAGGCCGAGGAGGTGGGCAACGCCCTGAAGCCGGATCTGATGCAGTCGGGGTTCAAGAACATCGGTGCCAAGTTCGACGTGCGTCCCTACCAGACCACGCACAACACCGGCGGCCACGTGATGTCCGAGAAGCCCACCGAAGGGGTGGTCAACCGCTACTGCCAGACCTGGGACAAGCACAACGTGTTCGTCTTCGGTGCCGGCAACTTTGTGCAGAACACCCAGTACAACCCCACCGGCATGGTCGGCGGTCTGGCTTACTGGACGCTGCATGCCATCCGTACCATGTACCTGAAGAACCCGCGTCCGTTGGTCTGA